Proteins encoded by one window of Acidipropionibacterium virtanenii:
- a CDS encoding sensor histidine kinase: MTARGSWLDHPTGAGTLGRRLLARVVAIVIVVAIALAGATTLGTRHILSGQLDRQLDTASARQATHPGTSICAVTPGRGPAPGSDVLGNLLGTVFVAECANGQVTASMVAEGQVNSTVTTTSPEALRQLLAVPSDGRRRDVDLTGLGAYRVLSQVRSGTVYVVALPMESVNHAVNALLLLEAGLTVLALTAAGVICRSVVVGSLKPLNRLASTANQVSELDLDSGEVNLPVRVPPTLSDPATEVGQVGSAFNHMLNNVEGALEARQRSETKIRQFVADASHELRNPLASIRGYAELTHRTTGTPQPVTHAINRIQAQATRMSCLVEDMLLLARLDNDQQLDLTPTDLVEIVLNAVSDSQAAGTDHTWILDLPDDPVTVAADPDRLVQVIINVLSNARKHTPPGTTVTTTVTTDQGLATLTITDTGPGIPASVRQTVFERFARADTARTASTEGSTGLGLSIVAAVMDAHHGTVHIDSRTIDSQTQPSPDQSGQHGTTVTLTLPLA; the protein is encoded by the coding sequence GTGACCGCTCGCGGTTCGTGGCTCGACCACCCGACAGGAGCCGGCACCCTCGGGCGCCGGCTCCTGGCCCGGGTGGTGGCCATCGTCATCGTCGTGGCCATCGCCCTGGCGGGAGCGACGACACTGGGCACCCGCCACATCCTCTCGGGTCAGCTGGATCGCCAGCTGGACACCGCCAGTGCCCGGCAGGCCACGCACCCGGGCACCAGCATCTGCGCCGTCACCCCGGGCCGCGGCCCGGCTCCGGGCTCGGACGTGCTGGGCAACCTGCTCGGCACGGTCTTCGTCGCCGAATGCGCCAACGGCCAGGTGACCGCGTCGATGGTGGCCGAGGGTCAGGTGAACTCGACGGTCACCACCACCTCCCCCGAGGCCCTCCGGCAGCTGCTCGCCGTCCCCTCCGACGGTCGTAGACGAGACGTCGACCTCACCGGGCTCGGCGCCTACCGGGTGCTCTCCCAGGTCCGCAGCGGCACGGTGTACGTCGTCGCCCTGCCGATGGAGTCGGTCAACCACGCCGTCAACGCCCTGCTCCTGCTGGAGGCGGGCCTCACCGTGCTGGCGCTGACCGCGGCCGGAGTGATCTGCCGGTCGGTCGTCGTGGGCAGCCTCAAGCCCCTCAACCGGCTGGCCTCCACCGCCAACCAGGTCTCCGAACTCGACCTGGACTCCGGAGAGGTCAACCTCCCCGTCCGCGTCCCACCCACCCTCTCAGACCCCGCCACCGAGGTCGGCCAGGTCGGCTCCGCCTTCAACCACATGCTCAACAACGTCGAAGGCGCCCTGGAAGCCCGCCAACGCTCCGAGACCAAAATCCGCCAATTCGTCGCCGACGCCTCCCACGAACTGCGCAACCCCCTGGCCTCCATCCGCGGCTACGCCGAACTCACCCACCGCACCACCGGCACCCCCCAACCCGTCACCCACGCCATCAACCGCATCCAGGCCCAGGCCACCCGCATGAGCTGTCTGGTCGAAGACATGCTCCTACTCGCCCGCCTCGACAACGACCAACAACTCGACCTGACACCCACCGACCTCGTGGAGATCGTGCTCAACGCCGTCTCAGACTCCCAGGCCGCCGGCACCGACCACACCTGGATCCTCGACCTGCCCGACGACCCCGTCACCGTCGCCGCCGACCCCGACCGCCTGGTCCAGGTCATCATCAACGTCCTGTCCAACGCCCGCAAACACACCCCGCCCGGCACCACCGTCACCACCACCGTCACCACCGACCAGGGCCTGGCCACCCTCACCATCACCGACACCGGCCCGGGCATCCCCGCATCGGTACGCCAGACCGTCTTCGAACGCTTCGCCCGCGCCGACACCGCCCGCACCGCCTCCACCGAGGGCTCCACCGGCCTGGGACTGTCCATCGTCGCCGCCGTCATGGACGCCCACCACGGCACTGTGCACATCGACTCCAGGACCATCGACTCGCAGACCCAGCCCTCGCCCGACCAGTCCGGACAGCACGGCACCACCGTCACCCTCACACTTCCCCTGGCCTGA
- a CDS encoding ArnT family glycosyltransferase: MTYAPAVSSPTASTAPPVPAAPPGPGSAEGPRRAAPGSNRFTRIFLGRTEDPRWARPGLWGLMVATALLYLVNLTNSGYANEFYAASVKSATQSWRAWLWASLDSQLSITVDKPPAAIWVMGASARIFGFSSFSLLLPQALMGIATVALTYGTVRRLSGHGAGLLAGAVVTVTPVAAMMFRFDNPDAMLVLCTTAAGYMIVRALQSDRGRRALWWMLGAGWLIGLAFLTKMLQGLLVLPALALVYLLCARRSWWTRIWHLLAAMVSMIVSAGWLIALCAVWPASSRPYIGGSTNNSLWELAMGYNGLGRIFSGAGNGGGGGGSFGGSTGLLRMFNSSFAAEISWLLPATALLLVAGLISCGRRPLADRSRAGLILWGGSLLTTTAVFSFMEGTIHPYYTVALAPLIGGTIASGAAEIWPRGSDGRTAALLKRITLAVAFAFTGFWGFHLMATYAPSWNAWIRWTALVVSIAGAVGHLVLGGLRSGGQGLRKVAVAALLAGTIAAAAPSASWTVATAAVGHSGSTPFSGPASATSGGMGGGGMGGGQGGGGQTGPGGQTGTANSRTGGKAQTGPGGQAGGASGGQGSTTSRRGQRPSGTSQPGQSQSGQTPGSGVMSGESNAQLVKLLNATSSKWSAAAVSDQAAAGYILSTDTAVFSIGGWSGSDENVTLAQFKKLVASGQIRYFIVSGMGGGGGTGGPGGSSGSASQITSWVTSTFKKMTVGSTTVYDLSTTAS, encoded by the coding sequence ATGACATACGCACCTGCGGTGAGCTCGCCCACCGCATCGACGGCGCCCCCCGTTCCCGCGGCGCCGCCCGGCCCCGGTTCGGCCGAGGGACCGCGGCGCGCGGCACCGGGCAGTAACCGGTTCACCCGGATATTCCTCGGCCGCACCGAGGACCCCCGCTGGGCCCGTCCGGGCCTGTGGGGGCTGATGGTGGCGACCGCCCTGCTCTACCTCGTCAACCTCACCAACTCCGGATACGCCAACGAGTTCTACGCGGCCAGTGTGAAGTCGGCCACCCAGAGCTGGCGCGCCTGGCTGTGGGCCAGCCTCGACTCCCAGCTGTCCATCACCGTGGACAAGCCGCCTGCGGCCATCTGGGTGATGGGCGCCTCGGCCCGCATCTTCGGCTTCTCCAGCTTCAGTCTGCTGCTGCCCCAGGCCCTGATGGGCATCGCCACGGTCGCGCTCACCTATGGCACGGTGCGACGGCTGTCCGGGCACGGGGCCGGTCTGCTGGCCGGTGCCGTCGTCACGGTGACGCCGGTGGCGGCGATGATGTTCCGCTTCGACAACCCCGACGCCATGCTGGTGCTGTGCACCACGGCGGCCGGCTACATGATCGTCCGGGCGCTGCAGTCCGACCGGGGACGTCGCGCCCTGTGGTGGATGCTGGGGGCCGGGTGGCTGATCGGCCTGGCCTTCCTCACCAAGATGCTGCAGGGCCTGCTGGTCCTGCCGGCCCTGGCCCTGGTGTACCTGCTGTGCGCCAGGCGCTCCTGGTGGACGCGGATCTGGCATCTGCTGGCGGCGATGGTCTCGATGATCGTCTCGGCCGGCTGGCTGATCGCCCTGTGCGCGGTGTGGCCGGCGTCGTCGCGTCCCTACATCGGCGGCTCGACGAACAACTCGCTGTGGGAACTGGCGATGGGCTACAACGGCCTCGGCCGGATCTTCAGCGGCGCCGGGAACGGCGGGGGCGGCGGCGGAAGCTTCGGCGGCTCCACCGGCCTGCTGAGGATGTTCAACTCCTCCTTCGCCGCCGAGATCAGCTGGCTGCTGCCCGCGACCGCGCTGCTCCTGGTGGCCGGGCTCATCAGCTGCGGACGCCGTCCGCTCGCGGACCGCTCGCGCGCCGGTCTGATCCTGTGGGGCGGCTCGCTGCTCACCACCACGGCGGTGTTCAGCTTCATGGAGGGCACCATCCACCCCTACTACACCGTGGCCCTCGCCCCGCTGATCGGCGGGACGATCGCCTCCGGTGCGGCCGAGATCTGGCCCCGTGGGTCGGACGGCCGGACCGCGGCCCTGCTCAAGCGGATCACCCTGGCGGTGGCCTTCGCCTTCACCGGCTTCTGGGGATTCCACCTGATGGCGACCTACGCTCCCTCCTGGAACGCGTGGATCCGCTGGACCGCCCTGGTGGTGTCGATCGCCGGCGCCGTCGGCCACCTCGTCCTCGGGGGCCTGCGCTCCGGCGGTCAGGGGCTGCGCAAGGTCGCCGTGGCGGCCCTGCTGGCAGGCACGATCGCCGCCGCGGCCCCCAGTGCCTCGTGGACGGTGGCGACCGCCGCCGTCGGGCACTCCGGCTCCACCCCCTTCTCGGGACCCGCCAGCGCGACCAGCGGCGGCATGGGTGGTGGCGGAATGGGCGGCGGCCAAGGCGGTGGTGGTCAGACAGGCCCCGGCGGCCAGACCGGCACGGCGAACAGCAGGACCGGCGGGAAGGCCCAGACAGGCCCCGGCGGTCAGGCCGGCGGTGCATCGGGCGGCCAAGGCAGCACGACCAGCCGGAGGGGGCAGCGTCCCTCCGGCACCTCCCAGCCGGGCCAGTCCCAGAGCGGTCAGACTCCGGGCAGCGGGGTAATGAGCGGCGAGTCCAACGCCCAGCTCGTCAAGCTGCTCAATGCGACGTCGTCCAAGTGGTCGGCGGCCGCGGTGAGCGACCAGGCCGCAGCCGGCTACATCCTGTCCACCGACACGGCGGTCTTCTCGATCGGCGGCTGGTCGGGCAGCGATGAGAATGTCACCCTCGCGCAGTTCAAGAAGCTGGTGGCCTCGGGCCAGATCCGCTACTTCATCGTCTCCGGAATGGGAGGCGGCGGTGGCACGGGCGGCCCCGGCGGTTCATCCGGCTCGGCCTCCCAGATCACCAGCTGGGTCACCTCCACCTTCAAGAAGATGACCGTGGGCTCCACCACCGTCTACGACCTGAGCACGACCGCATCGTGA
- a CDS encoding sensor histidine kinase — MSGSGRAVSAPAPQQRSGSGVRARLTRFTAGRGAPAQEQLSIPGMEEVLNPEIDDGRPQDSERALWFDITIVIFLTVLTVVPYLTAVTIYPSPEYIAALVSSAVMVGSLTVRRENPLVMMAILVAGAFTQFVFVPFPVLSILTIPVASYTVARWVTGHESRLVLWFGAAGAILGPTRWKGALTADYDASTGAPWVLWFLAVTVCAGLVLTPYAIGRRIREAALIESQQRFAKAQRYRAILAEREQSSRVAEERTRNEIARELHDIVAHSLSVMIVQAEGGKALAVKKPEKGIEVLDTIADTGRDALVEMRRIVGVLRQDPEEGAQYSPSPGLAEIPGLVDHSGERITLSVAGRPPEVSQALGLTAYRVVQEAVTNVLKHAGPTARASVDVRYGAATIAIEVVDDGHGAAVQGDGRGHGLQGMRERVTSMGGTLEAGPLDEGFRVRAVLPLGPTR; from the coding sequence ATGAGTGGAAGCGGTCGTGCGGTCTCGGCTCCCGCGCCCCAGCAACGGTCCGGGAGCGGGGTTCGCGCGCGCCTGACCAGATTCACCGCCGGTCGCGGCGCCCCGGCCCAGGAGCAGCTCTCCATCCCCGGCATGGAAGAGGTGCTCAACCCGGAGATCGACGATGGCCGCCCCCAGGACTCCGAGCGGGCCCTGTGGTTCGACATCACGATCGTCATCTTCCTCACCGTGCTCACCGTCGTGCCCTACCTCACCGCGGTGACCATCTACCCCAGCCCGGAGTACATAGCGGCCCTGGTGAGTTCGGCGGTGATGGTGGGGTCGTTGACCGTCCGCCGGGAGAATCCCCTGGTGATGATGGCGATCCTCGTCGCAGGGGCCTTCACCCAGTTCGTGTTCGTGCCCTTCCCCGTGCTGTCGATCCTCACCATTCCGGTGGCCTCCTACACGGTCGCCCGCTGGGTGACCGGCCACGAGTCCCGGCTGGTGCTGTGGTTCGGCGCGGCCGGGGCGATCCTGGGGCCCACCCGCTGGAAGGGCGCGCTCACCGCCGACTACGACGCCTCGACGGGCGCCCCGTGGGTGCTCTGGTTCCTGGCGGTGACGGTGTGCGCCGGTCTGGTGCTCACCCCCTACGCCATCGGTCGGCGGATCCGCGAGGCGGCGCTCATCGAGTCCCAGCAGAGGTTCGCCAAGGCCCAGCGCTACCGGGCCATCCTCGCCGAGCGCGAGCAGTCCTCCCGGGTCGCCGAGGAGCGCACCCGCAACGAGATCGCCCGCGAGCTGCACGACATCGTCGCCCACTCCCTGTCGGTGATGATCGTCCAGGCGGAGGGGGGCAAGGCGCTGGCGGTCAAGAAGCCCGAGAAGGGCATCGAGGTGCTGGACACGATCGCCGACACCGGCAGGGACGCCCTGGTCGAGATGCGACGCATCGTGGGGGTGCTGCGCCAGGACCCGGAGGAGGGCGCGCAGTACTCCCCCTCGCCAGGCCTGGCCGAGATCCCCGGGCTGGTCGATCACTCCGGCGAGCGGATCACGCTGAGCGTCGCGGGCCGGCCCCCCGAGGTCTCCCAGGCGCTGGGCCTGACCGCCTACCGGGTGGTCCAGGAGGCCGTCACCAACGTCCTCAAGCACGCCGGCCCGACCGCCCGGGCGAGCGTCGACGTGCGCTACGGCGCGGCCACGATCGCCATCGAGGTGGTTGACGACGGCCATGGTGCCGCGGTCCAGGGGGACGGCCGGGGCCACGGTCTGCAGGGCATGCGCGAACGGGTGACGTCGATGGGCGGAACGCTGGAGGCCGGCCCCCTCGATGAGGGTTTCCGGGTTCGCGCGGTGCTGCCGCTGGGCCCGACCCGCTGA
- the galE gene encoding UDP-glucose 4-epimerase GalE: MRILITGGAGYIGSTVGSACEEAGHEVAVLDDLSAGRREFVGDRTFYEGDIADQALLDRVFTENRIDAVVHCAAKIIVPESVTEPLAYYGNNVGKTVKLLEGMARNGVNRVLFSSSASIYATDAEFKVTEQSALDPGSPYATTKFMVEYILRDAAHASDLKALSLRYFNPIGSDPKLRTGQQIEHPTHVLGKMIDAWLEKSTFTVTGVEWPTRDGSGIRDFIHVWDLAKAHVAALEHLDEVTAEEPYQVFNIGTGNGVTVKELVDAFQEGTGQPLDVVYGPPRPGDVAGAYTVSHRAKDLLGWTAELTPADGIRDAIAWLPERKKKLGY, encoded by the coding sequence ATGAGGATCCTCATCACGGGCGGAGCGGGATATATCGGGTCGACGGTCGGTTCGGCCTGTGAGGAGGCCGGCCACGAGGTGGCGGTCCTCGACGACCTGTCGGCGGGGCGCCGCGAGTTCGTCGGAGATCGCACCTTCTACGAGGGGGACATCGCCGACCAGGCCCTTCTGGACAGGGTCTTCACCGAGAACCGGATCGACGCCGTGGTGCACTGCGCCGCCAAGATCATCGTGCCGGAATCCGTCACCGAGCCGCTGGCGTACTACGGCAACAATGTCGGCAAGACGGTGAAGCTGCTGGAGGGGATGGCGCGCAACGGTGTGAACCGGGTGCTGTTCTCCTCCTCCGCGTCGATCTACGCCACCGACGCCGAGTTCAAGGTGACTGAGCAGTCCGCGCTGGATCCGGGCTCGCCCTACGCCACCACCAAGTTCATGGTGGAGTACATCCTGCGCGACGCCGCCCACGCCTCCGATCTCAAGGCCCTGTCGCTGCGGTACTTCAACCCCATCGGTTCAGACCCGAAGCTGCGCACCGGGCAGCAGATCGAGCACCCCACCCATGTGCTGGGCAAGATGATCGACGCTTGGCTGGAGAAGTCCACCTTCACCGTCACCGGTGTGGAATGGCCCACCCGCGACGGATCGGGCATCCGCGACTTCATCCACGTCTGGGATCTGGCGAAGGCCCACGTGGCCGCCCTGGAGCATCTCGACGAGGTGACCGCCGAGGAGCCCTACCAGGTCTTCAACATCGGTACCGGCAACGGCGTCACCGTCAAGGAGCTCGTCGACGCCTTCCAGGAGGGCACCGGCCAGCCGCTCGATGTCGTCTACGGCCCGCCGCGCCCCGGCGACGTCGCCGGCGCCTACACCGTCTCCCACCGCGCCAAGGATCTGCTCGGCTGGACAGCCGAGCTCACCCCGGCCGACGGCATCCGCGACGCCATCGCCTGGCTGCCGGAGCGCAAGAAGAAGCTGGGCTACTGA
- a CDS encoding IS630 family transposase, translating into MKEILAKRPSQAGIDAEFWDVPALADVVSARFGVTYESDSSYQLLMHFAGMSFKLPDPFDKRRDEAAITVRMAEIRDQVADLLAQGHEVYTIDEVRVEHEAETRRMWLPRGQRTKIYVDRTKTAQSFFGALSLTTGKMRIYPIEGQQNAETITLAMSRLQRDTATEKITVVLDNAGFHHAKALTTLYDPGECLDRITPIYLPPYAPDHNPTEHVWNAAKREISNLQRDTPEQTFNTFAQYVQGRTFNYDFEHLPISRSDTDFV; encoded by the coding sequence CTGAAGGAGATCCTCGCAAAGAGACCCTCGCAGGCCGGGATCGATGCGGAATTCTGGGACGTGCCCGCCCTCGCCGACGTCGTATCGGCCAGGTTCGGCGTCACCTACGAATCAGACTCCTCCTACCAGCTGCTCATGCACTTCGCCGGGATGAGTTTCAAACTGCCCGACCCGTTCGACAAGCGCCGCGACGAGGCCGCGATCACCGTCCGGATGGCCGAGATCCGGGACCAGGTCGCCGATCTGCTGGCCCAAGGCCACGAGGTGTACACCATCGACGAGGTCCGGGTCGAGCACGAGGCCGAGACCCGCCGCATGTGGCTGCCCCGCGGTCAGCGCACGAAAATCTACGTGGACCGCACGAAGACGGCCCAATCCTTCTTCGGCGCGTTGAGCCTGACCACGGGGAAGATGCGGATATATCCGATCGAGGGCCAGCAGAACGCCGAGACCATCACCCTGGCGATGTCCCGTCTCCAGCGTGACACCGCCACCGAGAAGATCACCGTCGTCCTCGACAACGCGGGATTCCACCACGCCAAAGCTCTCACGACACTTTACGATCCCGGGGAATGCCTGGACCGGATCACACCGATCTACCTGCCTCCGTACGCTCCGGACCACAATCCCACCGAGCATGTGTGGAACGCCGCGAAAAGAGAAATATCCAACCTCCAGAGAGACACTCCGGAACAGACCTTCAACACATTCGCCCAGTATGTACAAGGACGCACCTTCAACTACGACTTCGAACACCTACCAATTTCCCGGTCAGACACCGATTTTGTTTAA
- a CDS encoding phosphoadenylyl-sulfate reductase: MKSSPTQLRPARNTVELQILAEQAQARFADATASDVLEWASEEFGAYLAVACSMAADTILPALVSRTSPGVDVLFLDTGYHFPETIGTRDALKQAFDVTIVDVTPAHTVAEQDAAHGKDLFARNPGLCCRMRKVEPLAEQLAGYEAWVTGIRREDNALRADAQLVEWDQTHQMIKLNPIAAWSFDDVLSFASEHGVPVNPLLTDGYPSIGCAPCTRRVAPGEDPRAGRWAGLAKTECGIHL, translated from the coding sequence GTGAAATCCAGCCCCACACAATTACGGCCGGCGAGAAACACCGTCGAACTCCAGATTCTGGCTGAGCAGGCACAGGCCAGATTCGCCGACGCCACCGCCTCCGACGTCCTCGAGTGGGCCTCCGAGGAGTTCGGCGCTTACCTGGCCGTGGCCTGCTCGATGGCCGCCGACACGATCCTGCCGGCCCTGGTGAGCCGGACCAGCCCCGGCGTCGACGTCCTCTTCCTCGACACCGGCTACCACTTCCCCGAGACCATCGGGACCCGGGACGCGCTCAAGCAGGCCTTCGACGTCACCATCGTCGACGTCACTCCCGCCCACACCGTCGCCGAGCAGGACGCCGCCCACGGCAAGGACCTCTTCGCCCGCAACCCCGGGCTGTGCTGCCGGATGCGCAAGGTGGAGCCTCTCGCCGAGCAGCTGGCCGGCTACGAGGCCTGGGTCACCGGGATCCGCCGCGAGGACAACGCCCTGCGGGCCGACGCCCAGCTCGTCGAGTGGGATCAGACCCACCAGATGATCAAACTCAACCCCATCGCGGCATGGTCCTTCGACGACGTCCTGAGCTTCGCCTCCGAGCACGGCGTCCCGGTGAACCCCCTGCTCACCGACGGCTACCCGTCCATCGGCTGCGCCCCCTGCACGCGGCGCGTCGCTCCCGGAGAAGACCCCAGAGCCGGCCGATGGGCCGGGCTGGCCAAGACAGAATGCGGGATCCACCTGTGA
- the cysD gene encoding sulfate adenylyltransferase subunit CysD, with the protein MRDPPVTTEQTIRPATPRLTQLDLLESEAIHIFREVTAECERPVLLFSGGKDSVVMLHLAAKAFWPAPMPFPVMHVDTGHNFPEVLDFRDAAVERLGLRLVVEKVQDWIDDGRLAERADGTRNPLQTQPLLEGIAKGRFDAVYGGGRRDEEKARAKERIVSLRDGFGQWDPRNQRPELWNLYNARHRPGEHVRVFPLSNWTELDVWRYIEREQIELPSIYYAHDRQVFRRDGMWLPVGPVTEPRDGEQVVTRHVRYRTVGDMSCTGAVESDADNVHDVVVEVAATTLTERGATRADDRISEAAMEDRKKEGYF; encoded by the coding sequence ATGCGGGATCCACCTGTGACCACAGAACAGACCATCCGACCTGCGACGCCGCGACTCACCCAGCTCGACCTGCTGGAGTCCGAGGCCATCCACATCTTCCGCGAGGTCACCGCCGAGTGCGAGCGCCCCGTCCTGCTGTTCAGCGGCGGCAAGGACTCGGTGGTGATGCTCCACCTGGCCGCAAAGGCCTTCTGGCCCGCGCCGATGCCCTTCCCGGTGATGCACGTGGACACCGGCCACAACTTCCCCGAGGTGCTCGACTTCCGCGACGCCGCCGTGGAGCGACTCGGCCTGCGGCTGGTCGTCGAGAAGGTCCAGGACTGGATCGACGACGGCCGGCTCGCCGAGCGCGCCGACGGCACCCGCAACCCGCTGCAGACCCAGCCGCTGCTGGAGGGGATCGCCAAGGGGAGGTTCGACGCCGTCTACGGCGGTGGACGCCGCGACGAGGAGAAGGCGCGCGCCAAGGAGCGCATCGTGAGCCTGCGCGACGGCTTCGGCCAGTGGGATCCGCGCAATCAGCGCCCCGAGCTGTGGAACCTGTACAACGCCCGGCACCGCCCCGGCGAGCATGTCCGGGTCTTCCCGCTGTCGAACTGGACCGAGCTCGACGTCTGGCGCTACATCGAGCGCGAGCAGATCGAGTTGCCGAGCATCTACTACGCCCACGACCGGCAGGTGTTCCGCCGTGACGGCATGTGGCTGCCGGTCGGCCCCGTGACCGAGCCGCGCGACGGCGAGCAGGTCGTCACCCGGCACGTGCGCTACCGCACCGTCGGCGACATGTCATGCACCGGTGCCGTCGAGTCCGACGCGGACAACGTCCACGACGTCGTCGTCGAGGTGGCCGCCACCACGCTCACCGAGCGGGGCGCCACCCGGGCCGACGACCGCATCTCCGAGGCCGCCATGGAGGACCGCAAGAAGGAAGGGTATTTCTGA
- a CDS encoding sulfate adenylyltransferase subunit 1, translated as MSTDTRAEAPAILPADPVVPDPVHADQSFDGSELLAEGGLLRLATAGSVDDGKSTLVGRLLYDSKSILADQLDAVERVSRERGLTGADLALLTDGLRAEREQGITVDVAYRYFATPRRTFILADCPGHVQYTRNTVTGSSTADVLVVLVDARHGILEQTRRHLAVGALLRVPHVIVAINKLDLVSYDAGEYHRVAADARLVARRLGIADLTTVPVSALVGDNIVERSARTPWYSGGSLLEILESIEPGRGVEDRPLRFPVQYVLRPQQAAASTEYTEYRGYAGQIGQGVVAPGDEVVVLPSGRRTTVIGVDTADGSLERAVAPQSVALRLGDDIDITRGDLIAAVDGAPEPVTEIDAMVAWLGDRPLHPGDRVFLKHATRTVQARVEGVRGRLDLDTAELEAASCLELNDIGRVSIRLASPILAEDYAESRTGGAFLLVDAAAGLTLAAGMIRPPEAEAIAPENDIDWQI; from the coding sequence ATGAGCACCGACACCCGAGCAGAGGCCCCGGCGATTCTTCCAGCCGATCCGGTCGTCCCCGATCCCGTCCATGCGGATCAGTCGTTCGACGGCTCCGAGCTGCTGGCCGAGGGCGGGCTGCTCCGGCTGGCCACCGCCGGATCGGTCGATGACGGCAAGTCCACCCTGGTGGGGCGCCTGCTCTACGACTCCAAGTCGATCCTCGCCGACCAGCTCGACGCCGTGGAGCGGGTCAGCCGCGAGCGCGGACTCACCGGCGCCGATCTGGCGCTGCTCACCGACGGCCTGCGGGCCGAGCGGGAGCAGGGCATCACCGTCGACGTCGCCTACCGCTACTTCGCGACCCCGCGGCGTACCTTCATCCTGGCCGACTGCCCCGGACACGTGCAGTACACCCGCAACACCGTCACCGGCTCGTCCACCGCCGACGTGCTGGTGGTGCTGGTGGATGCGCGCCACGGGATCCTCGAGCAGACCCGGCGCCATCTGGCCGTCGGCGCCCTGCTGCGGGTGCCCCACGTCATCGTGGCGATCAACAAGCTCGACCTGGTCAGCTACGACGCCGGCGAGTACCACCGGGTCGCTGCCGACGCCCGTCTGGTGGCGCGGCGTCTGGGGATCGCGGACCTCACCACGGTGCCGGTCTCGGCCCTGGTCGGCGACAACATCGTCGAGCGGTCGGCCCGCACCCCGTGGTACTCCGGCGGCTCCCTGTTGGAGATCCTGGAGTCCATCGAGCCCGGTCGCGGCGTCGAGGACAGGCCCTTGCGGTTCCCGGTGCAGTACGTGCTGCGGCCCCAGCAGGCCGCCGCCTCGACCGAGTACACGGAGTACCGGGGCTACGCCGGTCAGATCGGCCAGGGCGTCGTGGCTCCCGGTGACGAGGTGGTGGTGCTGCCCAGTGGACGGCGCACGACTGTCATCGGCGTCGACACCGCCGACGGATCGCTGGAGCGGGCCGTCGCCCCTCAGTCGGTGGCCCTGAGGCTGGGCGATGACATCGATATCACCCGGGGAGATCTCATCGCCGCCGTCGACGGCGCTCCCGAGCCGGTCACCGAGATCGACGCCATGGTCGCCTGGCTGGGCGATCGTCCCCTCCACCCGGGCGACCGGGTCTTCCTCAAGCACGCCACCCGGACCGTCCAGGCGCGCGTCGAGGGGGTGCGCGGGCGCCTGGATCTGGACACCGCCGAGCTGGAGGCGGCGTCCTGTCTGGAGCTCAACGACATCGGGCGGGTCAGCATCCGGCTGGCCTCCCCGATCCTGGCCGAGGACTACGCGGAATCGCGCACCGGTGGGGCATTCCTGCTGGTCGACGCCGCCGCCGGGCTCACCCTGGCGGCCGGCATGATTCGCCCGCCCGAGGCCGAGGCCATCGCACCCGAGAACGACATCGACTGGCAGATCTGA
- a CDS encoding sulfite exporter TauE/SafE family protein — MRKLILIAFGGLLAQLIDGSLGMAYGVTSTTVLLAGGLTPAVASASVHLAEVGTNLASGISHWRLKNVDWWLVLRLGLPGAIGSFLGATVLSKLSTEAAAPAMAAILVVLGLFILGRFTLRPPKVATVRRSPHGAKFLAPLGVIGGFVDATGGGGWGPVSTTALMSAGRTAPRTVIGSVDTSEFLVSVAASIGFLFGLGTAGVNFGYALALLAGGLVAAPIAAWLVTRIPAQLMGTLVGGIIVLTNTGNLLKAVGVQSSANLPVQLGIGVVWAAAIAVVIARRRRGGATPEPVEVKEEATAGVLAD; from the coding sequence ATGAGAAAACTGATTCTGATCGCCTTCGGCGGTCTACTTGCTCAACTGATCGACGGCTCCCTGGGCATGGCCTACGGGGTGACCTCCACCACGGTGCTCCTCGCGGGAGGGTTGACGCCGGCGGTGGCCAGCGCCTCGGTCCATCTGGCCGAGGTGGGCACCAACCTGGCCTCCGGCATCTCGCACTGGAGACTGAAGAACGTGGACTGGTGGCTGGTGCTGCGCCTGGGCTTGCCAGGGGCCATCGGTTCCTTCCTGGGGGCCACGGTGCTGTCGAAGCTGTCGACCGAGGCCGCCGCCCCGGCGATGGCCGCGATCCTGGTGGTGCTCGGCCTGTTCATTCTGGGTCGCTTCACCCTGCGTCCGCCGAAGGTCGCCACGGTGCGCAGGTCCCCGCATGGTGCGAAGTTCCTGGCCCCGCTGGGAGTGATCGGCGGATTCGTGGACGCCACCGGTGGCGGCGGCTGGGGGCCGGTCTCCACCACTGCGCTGATGAGCGCGGGTCGCACTGCGCCGCGGACCGTCATCGGGTCGGTGGACACTTCGGAGTTCCTGGTCTCCGTGGCCGCTTCGATCGGCTTCCTGTTCGGGCTGGGCACCGCCGGCGTGAACTTCGGCTACGCCCTGGCTCTGCTGGCCGGCGGCCTGGTCGCGGCGCCGATCGCCGCCTGGCTGGTGACCCGGATCCCGGCCCAGCTGATGGGCACGCTGGTGGGCGGCATCATCGTGCTCACCAATACTGGGAACCTGCTCAAGGCGGTGGGAGTGCAGTCCTCGGCCAATCTTCCGGTGCAGCTGGGCATCGGGGTCGTGTGGGCCGCCGCCATCGCAGTGGTGATCGCCCGGCGCCGGCGCGGTGGCGCGACTCCCGAGCCCGTCGAGGTCAAGGAGGAGGCGACGGCCGGGGTGCTGGCAGACT